In Bos mutus isolate GX-2022 chromosome 10, NWIPB_WYAK_1.1, whole genome shotgun sequence, a single window of DNA contains:
- the LOC102276049 gene encoding olfactory receptor 4K14 produces MDAGNLSVVSEFVLLGLCHSWTMQVLLLLMFFMLYLIIVFGNIAIIILIITDPHLHSPMYFLLANLSFVDMWLCSVTTPKMITDFVRENKTISFGGCMCQILFVHFFGGGEMVLLVVMAYDRYVAICKPLHYSTIMNLQKCIGLVLTSWTTGFVHAMSQMAVIVQLPFCGPREIDSFFCDIPLVIKLACIDSYNLGILMNADSGVPAMTCFIVLLISYSYILLTIRQSSKAGTSRALSTCTAHITVVVLFFGPCIFIYVWPLSITWVDKFLAVFYSVITPLLNPAIYTLRNKEIKTAIKRFRSYYIHHKGNI; encoded by the coding sequence ATGGATGCAGGAAATCTGTCTGTAGTGTCAGAATTTGTGCTTCTGGGACTTTGTCACTCATGGACTATGCAGGTCTTACTCTTACTGATGTTTTTTATGCTTTACCTGATCATTGTATTTGGAAACATTGCCATCATAATCTTAATCATCACTGACCCCCATCTGCATTCCCCCATGTACTTCTTATTGGCCAACCTGTCCTTTGTTGATATGTGGCTTTGCTCAGTGACCACTCCTAAGATGATAACAGACTTTGTCAGAGAGAACAAGACTATTTCCTTTGGAGGCTGCATGTGCCAGATTCTCTTTGTGcatttttttggagggggtgAGATGGTGCTATTGGTGgtaatggcctatgaccgctatgtggccatctgcaagccactCCACTATTCAACCATAATGAACCTGCAAAAGTGCATTGGGCTTGTGCTGACTTCCTGGACCACTGGCTTTGTGCATGCCATGAGTCAAATGGCTGTGATTGTGCAATTGCCTTTCTGTGGCCCCAGGGAAATCGACAGCTTTTTCTGTGATATACCACTGGTAATCAAGCTTGCTTGCATAGATTCCTATAACTTGGGAATATTAATGAATGCTGATAGTGGGGTTCCAGCCATGACCTGCTTTATAGTTTTGTTGATATCCTACTCATATATTCTTCTTACTATTCGCCAAAGCTCTAAAGCTGGTACATCTAGGGCACTCTCTACCTGCACTGCCCACATCACAGTGGTGGTGCTCTTCTTTGGGCCCTGCATCTTCATCTATGTGTGGCCACTCAGCATCACCTGGGTGGACAAATTTCTTGCTGTGTTTTACTCTGTTATTAcacctcttctaaatccagccaTTTATACCCTgagaaataaagagataaaaactGCTATAAAGAGATTCAGAAGCTACTACATACATCACAAGGGAAATATTTAA
- the LOC102276332 gene encoding LOW QUALITY PROTEIN: olfactory receptor 4L1 (The sequence of the model RefSeq protein was modified relative to this genomic sequence to represent the inferred CDS: inserted 1 base in 1 codon) produces the protein MKMMNSSMISEFVLLGLTNTWELELFFFSIFLLAYXAIMAGNLLIVVTITLDSHLHSTPMYFLLGNLSFLDMSVSTITTPKMVADFVRENKTISLWGCMAQMFFLHFLGGSEMTLLIVMAVDRYFAICKPLHYTTIMNHRILRGSVLLSWAVGFVHTMSQMVFTITLPFCGPNIVDNIFCDLPLVIKLACTETYVLELLVIADSGLLSFISFILLLISYTVILVTIRHQSSGGLSKALSTLSAHITVVTLFFGPCIFIYAWPFSSFSVDKFLSVFYSVITSLLNPIIYTLRNQEMKAAMNRLRTQHVRSRKTF, from the exons ATGAAAATGATGAATAGCTCAATGATATCTGAGTTTGTTTTGTTAGGACTCACCAACACTTGGGAActtgagcttttctttttttccatatttttattggCCT CAGCGATTATGGCAGGAAACCTTCTCATTGTGGTCACCATAACCTTGGACTCTCATCTGCACTCCACACCAATGTACTTCCTCCTTGGAAACCTCTCCTTTCTTGATATGTCTGTTTCTACAATCACAACCCCCAAGATGGTTGCAGATTTTGTCAGGGAGAATAAAACTATTTCTCTATGGGGCTGTATGGCTCAGATGTTCTTCCTTCACTTTTTAGGGGGTAGTGAGATGACACTTCTCATAGTTATGGCGGTTGATAGGTACTTTGCCATATGTAAACCTCTTCACTACACAACCATCATGAACCACCGGATACTCAGAGGCTCTGTGCTGCTATCATGGGCTGTTGGCTTTGTGCATACAATGAGCCAGATGGTGTTTACCATCACCTTGCCCTTCTGTGGCCCCAATATAGTAGACAATATTTTCTGTGACCTTCCGCTGGTTATAAAGCTTGCCTGCACTGAGACCTATGTTCTGGAGTTGCTAGTAATTGCTGACAGTGGACTATTGTCTTTCATCTCCTTCATACTCTTGCTCATTTCCTACACTGTCATTCTGGTAACCATTCGACATCAGTCCTCTGGTGGTCTCTCCAAAGCTCTGTCCACACTATCTGCTCATATTACAGTGGTCACTCTGTTCTTTGGGCCATGTATCTTCATTTATGCTTGGCCATTTAGTAGTTTTTCAGTGGATaaatttctttctgtgttttattcAGTTATCACATCTTTACTGAACCCCATTATTTATACTCTGAGGAATCAGGAGATGAAAGCAGCCATGAATAGACTGAGGACCCAACATGTGAGGTCCAGAAAGACCTTCTAG